The sequence TTCCGCTTCGCAGCTGGACCTACGTCGGGCTCGCCATCGCATTATTCGCGTTTGCGTACGGCGCGTTCATCGTCTTCCGCACCCTTCTGTTCGGAAATCCAGTGCCGGGATATGCATCGCTCATTTCCATCATCCTTTTCATGAGCGGGATCGAGTTGGTCGGCATCGGCGTCGTCGGGGAGTACATCGGGCGCATTTACCATGAATCGAAGCAACGCCCGATCTATCTGATCAGGCAGCGGTATCGCGCGGAAAGCCGCGATAGCGCGGCATTCGTGCTGCACGATCATGCGCATCCGCCTTCCGCGCGGATCGATTCGCCGGCCAAGCGCGCCGCCGCGGCAAGACGTCGGGCGGGCGCACCCGGCTCGGCGCGCCCAGTCCCCACGCACCAGTTCACCGAATAGCGCGCCGCCCGGATCATGTACGTTCCGCGCCCGCGCATGCCCGTGAGCCGCCCTCCCGTGAACGCGTGGCTGACGCAGCGGCGGATCGTTCTCTACAGTAGCGTGACGCTCGCGCTTTACGGGCTGTTCTTCGTCGCCTGGACCGGCATCAACCGCCGCTTCCCCGAGTTCGACGTGGTGCGGCCGGGCCCGGACTTCGCCGTGTTCTGGTCCGCGTCGTACCTCGCGCTGCACGGCTCGCCCTGGCAAGCGTACGACCTTCATCTTCTCGCGGACCTCGTGCTGACGCGGCTTTCGGATTTTCAACGCGAGAATTTCATCGCTTGGCTGTATCCGCCCACGTATCTGCTCATGGTCACGCCGTTGGCGCTGCTCCCGTTTTCCGTCGCCTATCCGTACTTCATCGGCGCGAGTCTACTGGGCTATGTCATTGCCGCACGCCGCATTTCAGGCGCCGCGAGCATCCATCGCACGCCGGGTCTCGGCTGCGTACCGCTCGTCGCCTCCCCGTGCATCTTCGTCACGGCGATCTTCGGGCAGAACGCCATCCTGACGGCCGCTTGCGCCGCCCTCGCGGTGTACTGGGTCGACAAGAAGCCCATCCACGCGGGCATTTGCATCGGATTGCTCAGCGCAAAACCGCAAATGGCGCTGCTGTTCCCATTCGTCCTGATCGCCGTGCGCGCGTGGCGCACGCTCGCGTCGGCCGCCGTCAGCGCCATCCTGTTGGCTGCGATCGCCGTGCTGGTTTGCGGCGTCGAGTCGGTGCGCCTCTTCGCCGTCAACGCGGAGCTCGCGCGAACGCTGATCCTCGAGCACGGCGTCGTGTTCTGGTTCGTGTCGCCGACACCGTTCGCCGCGCTTCGCCTGAGCGACGTGCCGCTCAGTTACGCATACGCGTGGCACGGATCGGTTGCCGTCGTGGCCGTCGCCGCGGCATGCAGCGTGTGGAGACGCACGCGCGACACGCGATTGAGAGGCGCGGCGCTGTTCGTCTCCACGCTCATCTCGAATCCGTACCTGTGGCACTACGAACTGGCCTGGCTCGGCATCGCGCTTGCGTGCGTGGTCACGCTCGGCCTGCGCGACGGGTGGTTGCCGGGCGAGCAGGCCGCCGCGATCTGCGCCTGGCTGTTGCCGGTGTACGAGATGCTGAATCCATGGCTCGAGCTCCCGCAAATCGGCCCGATCGTGCTGCTGTTCATGCTTCTCGCCATCCTGCGCCGCACGCGAATCACGGCTCAAAACGCGAGCCTCGGCGGCGCGTAGACGCCGTAGTACGGCCCGACGCCGGTCGCGACGCCAGTCAGCTTGACGCCGCCGACGAAGTGGCCCTGAACGTACTTGGCGGTGCCGCCGAGCGACGCATCGATGTGGAAGGCGGCAAAGGCGACGATCGGGACATAGCTCTTGGTGGATGTCTGCGTGACGACCGGCAGCACCACGGTCGTCCCGACCGGGACGGAGCTGTAAAGCGCCGTCTTTGCCCCGGTGACGAGCCAGATGCTGTCGCCGATGGCAAGCGACGCCGGGTTGCCGGCCGTCATCAGGTTCGTCATCGTCGTCACGTCGTTCGCGGTCGACTGAAATGAAGTCCATTGACCGGCCGTGCATGACGAGCCGTATGTCTGCCCGTTCGTCACGATGAATTCGTACGGCAGGTTCGTCAACGGATTGACGAGCGGCTGATTGGTCGCCAGATTCCAATATTGGTTGTAGACGCATTGATCCAGCGCGATCGGAAACAACCCGCCCGCGGCGACCGCCCCCGGCGCCGCGATCGCGGCCACGGCGGTCGCGCTGCCGGACACGCTGCCGATCCCGAGCAGGCCGCCCAGCAGCAACGCAATCGCCCCGCCGTTGACGCCCGTCGCGCGCGTCATCGTGACCTGCACGGCCGGCGCGTCGTAGGTTCCGGGCGTAATCGTCGACGCTTGCATGCTGGCCGGGCTGGCGGTCAGGCTCCAGTAGCCCGCGCTGACCGTGCCGGCCGAAAGCTTCACGCCGTCGGACGCGTTGAGCGATATCGCCCCGGTGGCCGCCGATGCGGCCTGCGCCCAGTTCGGGCTGGTGCCGCCTGACGGCAGCAACGCCGCGGCGCCCGCCAGCGCCGCCGCATCCGCCGCGTTCTGCAGTTCGTTGCGCACCACCGCCACGCGCGCCACGTCTATTGCGAACGCGCCGAACGACAGCAACGGAATCAGGAACATCAGAAAGAACAGCGCGATCGATCCGTCCTGTCGCCGCGCCGTCATCCCGCCGCGCCGCCGCTCGGGCGCATGTCGATTCGAACGTGTGGTGAGTCGCACGCGCCG comes from Burkholderia savannae and encodes:
- a CDS encoding pilus assembly protein TadG-related protein; translated protein: MTARRQDGSIALFFLMFLIPLLSFGAFAIDVARVAVVRNELQNAADAAALAGAAALLPSGGTSPNWAQAASAATGAISLNASDGVKLSAGTVSAGYWSLTASPASMQASTITPGTYDAPAVQVTMTRATGVNGGAIALLLGGLLGIGSVSGSATAVAAIAAPGAVAAGGLFPIALDQCVYNQYWNLATNQPLVNPLTNLPYEFIVTNGQTYGSSCTAGQWTSFQSTANDVTTMTNLMTAGNPASLAIGDSIWLVTGAKTALYSSVPVGTTVVLPVVTQTSTKSYVPIVAFAAFHIDASLGGTAKYVQGHFVGGVKLTGVATGVGPYYGVYAPPRLAF
- a CDS encoding glycosyltransferase family 87 protein, whose protein sequence is MPVSRPPVNAWLTQRRIVLYSSVTLALYGLFFVAWTGINRRFPEFDVVRPGPDFAVFWSASYLALHGSPWQAYDLHLLADLVLTRLSDFQRENFIAWLYPPTYLLMVTPLALLPFSVAYPYFIGASLLGYVIAARRISGAASIHRTPGLGCVPLVASPCIFVTAIFGQNAILTAACAALAVYWVDKKPIHAGICIGLLSAKPQMALLFPFVLIAVRAWRTLASAAVSAILLAAIAVLVCGVESVRLFAVNAELARTLILEHGVVFWFVSPTPFAALRLSDVPLSYAYAWHGSVAVVAVAAACSVWRRTRDTRLRGAALFVSTLISNPYLWHYELAWLGIALACVVTLGLRDGWLPGEQAAAICAWLLPVYEMLNPWLELPQIGPIVLLFMLLAILRRTRITAQNASLGGA